A DNA window from Candidatus Eisenbacteria bacterium contains the following coding sequences:
- the acpP gene encoding acyl carrier protein: MAPFSEERVKQIIVDQLGVAPEQVTAEASFIDDLGADSLDTVELVMALEEEFDIEIPDEDAEKMTTVADAIKYLESHVPKNA, from the coding sequence ATGGCTCCGTTCAGCGAAGAGCGAGTCAAGCAGATCATCGTCGATCAGCTCGGCGTCGCGCCCGAGCAGGTCACCGCGGAGGCGTCGTTCATCGACGACCTGGGCGCGGATTCGCTCGACACGGTCGAGTTGGTGATGGCCCTCGAGGAGGAATTCGATATCGAAATTCCGGACGAGGACGCCGAGAAGATGACGACCGTGGCGGACGCGATCAAGTATCTCGAGAGCCACGTGCCGAAGAACGCCT
- the fabG gene encoding 3-oxoacyl-[acyl-carrier-protein] reductase, whose protein sequence is MIASVKGRVAVVTGGARGIGRAMTRAFAAAGAKVVVSGRNPEALEEACAEVVAGGGEAIAVQADVARESEADLLVEKTLEAFGKAEILVNNAGVTRDGLLLRMSDRDWDEVIDTNLKGAFHCTRAFARPMVKQRWGRIVNITSVVGLMGNAGQANYAASKAGLIGLTKAVAKELASRHITVNAVAPGFIDTAMTEALGEKAREALTSRIPLGRLGKPEDVAHAVLFLCSEEAGYVTGQVLTVDGGMVM, encoded by the coding sequence GTGATCGCGAGCGTGAAGGGGCGGGTCGCCGTGGTGACGGGAGGAGCCCGGGGGATCGGACGCGCCATGACGCGCGCCTTCGCCGCGGCGGGTGCGAAGGTCGTGGTGTCGGGCCGCAACCCGGAAGCGCTCGAGGAGGCGTGCGCCGAGGTGGTCGCGGGCGGCGGCGAGGCGATCGCCGTGCAGGCGGACGTGGCCCGGGAATCGGAGGCAGACCTCCTCGTCGAGAAGACCCTCGAAGCGTTCGGGAAGGCCGAGATCCTGGTCAACAACGCCGGCGTGACCCGGGACGGACTCCTCCTGCGCATGAGCGACAGGGACTGGGACGAGGTGATCGACACGAACTTGAAGGGCGCGTTCCACTGCACCCGCGCGTTCGCCCGCCCGATGGTGAAACAGCGCTGGGGACGGATCGTGAACATCACGTCGGTGGTCGGGCTCATGGGAAACGCGGGCCAGGCCAACTACGCGGCATCCAAAGCGGGCTTAATCGGCCTGACAAAAGCAGTTGCGAAGGAACTCGCCTCACGCCATATTACCGTGAACGCGGTGGCCCCGGGCTTCATCGACACCGCCATGACCGAGGCCCTCGGGGAGAAGGCGCGGGAGGCGCTCACGTCGCGCATCCCGTTGGGGCGCCTGGGGAAGCCGGAGGACGTCGCCCATGCCGTGCTCTTCCTCTGCTCGGAGGAGGCCGGCTACGTCACGGGGCAGGTCCTCACGGTGGATGGCGGCATGGTGATGTAG